A genomic window from Salvelinus namaycush isolate Seneca chromosome 5, SaNama_1.0, whole genome shotgun sequence includes:
- the LOC120047173 gene encoding polysialoglycoprotein-like, whose product MIMGGVRELLLFVMTVGVVKVSCYPVGKSQKQEQVSLQSRLGELSSNDVSIVHALALLRSIGSDAKQDREEYLETNEVESQASPNHGSSTANDALSSDDATSEAATGPSDDATSEAATGPSDDATSEAATGPSDDATAEAATGPSDDATSEAATGPSDDATSEAATGPSDDATSEAATGPSDDATSEAATGPSDDATSEAATGPSDDATSEAATGPSDDATSEAATGPSDEATSDTATGPSDDAANGPSDDASAATGPSDDATATSEATTGPSDDATSEAATGPSDDASAATGPSDDATSEAATGPSDDATSEAATGPSDEATSDTATGPSDDAANGPSDDASAATGPSDDATATSEATTGPSDDATSEAATGPSDDATSEAATGPSDDATSEATTGPSDDATSEAATGPSDDATSEAATGPSDDASSEAATGPSDDASSEAATGPSDDATSEAATGPSDDATSEAATGPSDDATSEAATGPSDDATSEAATGPSDDATSEAATGPSDDATSEAATGPSDDATSEAGPSDDATSEAAAGQSDHAIEELFTSASEPPLTTNMDI is encoded by the exons ATGATCAtgggaggtgtgagagaattACTGCTCTTTGTGATGACTGTGGGGGTTGTCAAAG TTTCTTGTTACCCTGTTGGAAAGTCCCAGAAGCAAGAGCAAGTCTCTCTGCAGAGCAGACttggag agctgtcatcaaatgacgtctccattgtgcatgccctggccttgctccgatccatagggtctgacgctaaacaagacagagaag AGTATTTAGAGACTAATGAAGTAGAatcccaagcttctccaaaccatGGTAGCTCTACGGCAAATGATGCCCTGtcctctgacgacgctacctctgaagcagccactggcccgtctgacgacgctacctctgaagcagccactggcccgtctgacgacgctacctctgaagctgccactggcccgtctgacgacgctaccgctgaagcggccactggcccgtctgacgacgctacctctgaagcggccactggcccgtctgacgacgctacctctgaagcggccactggcccgtctgacgacgctacctctgaagctgccactggcccgtctgacgacgctacctctgaagcggccactggcccgtctgacgacgctacctctgaagcggccactggcccgtctgacgacgctacctctgaagctgccactggcccgtctgacgacgctacctctgaagctgccactggcccgtctgacgaggCTACCTCTGAcactgccactggcccgtctgacgacgctgccAATGGTCCGTCTGACGACGCTAGCGCTGCCACTGgtccgtctgacgacgctaccgctacctctgaagctaccactggcccgtctgacgacgctacctctgaagctgccactggcccgtctgacgacgctagcGCTGCCACTGgtccgtctgacgacgctacctctgaagctgccactggcccgtctgacgacgctacctctgaagctgccactggcccgtctgacgaggCTACCTCTGAcactgccactggcccgtctgacgacgctgccAATGGTCCGTCTGACGACGCTAGCGCTGCCACTGgtccgtctgacgacgctaccgctacctctgaagctaccactggcccgtctgacgacgctacttctgaagctgccactggcccatctgacgacgctacctctgaagctgccactggcccgtctgacgacgctacctctgaagctaccactggcccgtctgacgacgctacctctgaagctgccactggcccgtctgacgacgctacctctgaagctgccactggcccgtctgacgacgcttcctctgaagctgccactggcccgtctgacgacgcttcctctgaagctgccactggcccgtctgacgacgctacctctgaagctgccactggcccgtctgacgacgctacctctgaagctgccactggcccgtctgacgacgctacctctgaagctgccactggcccgtctgacgacgctacctctgaagctgccactggcccgtctgacgacgctacctctgaagctgccactggcccgtctgacgacgctacctctgaagctgccactggcccgtctgacgacgctacctctgaagctggcccgtctgacgacgctacctctgaagctgccgcTGGCCAGTCTGACCATGCCATTGAGGAACTGTTCACTTCTGCTTCTGAGCCCCCGTTGACCAcaaacatggatatctga